The Edaphobacter sp. 12200R-103 genome contains a region encoding:
- the alaC gene encoding alanine transaminase, whose product MEDFRRLTRLPAYVFNITGEMKAAARKRGEDIIDFGMGNPDGATPKNIVDKLIEASQKTQTHRYSLSRGIPRLRRAISNWYKTRYNVDIDPETEAIVTIGSKEGIAHLCLAVLDDDDTVAVPNPSYPIHIFGPVIAGSRVQSINIAGSTSDEVLARLEYELPRMEPRPKLLILNFPANPTTQCVDLPFFQRIVELCKDLGIYIVHDLAYADLVFDGYRAPSILEVPGAKDIAVEFFTLSKSYNMPGWRVGFMVGNKTLVAALGRIKSYFDYGTFTPIQVASIQALEGPQDCVREIVENYKCRRDVLVPGLNKLGWPVELPKATMFAWAKIPEQYRSLGSIEFSKKLLTEARVAVSPGVGFGEHGDGYVRFSLIENEERTRQALRGIKQMFRNG is encoded by the coding sequence ATGGAAGACTTCAGACGACTGACCAGGCTGCCGGCATACGTGTTCAACATAACGGGCGAGATGAAGGCCGCCGCCCGCAAACGGGGCGAAGACATCATCGATTTCGGTATGGGAAACCCCGACGGCGCCACCCCGAAGAATATCGTCGACAAATTGATTGAGGCGTCCCAGAAGACCCAGACCCATCGCTATTCGCTCTCGCGTGGTATCCCCCGCCTGCGCCGCGCCATCTCTAACTGGTACAAGACCCGTTACAACGTCGATATCGACCCTGAAACCGAGGCAATCGTCACCATCGGCTCCAAGGAAGGCATCGCCCATCTCTGCCTGGCCGTGCTTGACGATGACGACACGGTAGCGGTCCCGAACCCCAGCTATCCCATCCACATCTTCGGCCCGGTCATCGCGGGTTCCCGTGTGCAGAGCATCAACATCGCCGGTTCGACCTCAGACGAGGTTCTGGCGCGCCTTGAGTACGAGCTGCCGCGCATGGAGCCGCGCCCTAAACTCCTGATCCTCAACTTTCCGGCAAATCCGACTACCCAGTGCGTCGATCTGCCGTTCTTCCAGCGGATCGTGGAGCTATGCAAGGATCTCGGCATCTATATCGTCCACGATCTCGCCTATGCGGACCTGGTCTTCGACGGCTATCGCGCTCCCAGCATCCTTGAGGTTCCCGGCGCCAAGGACATCGCCGTTGAATTTTTCACACTCTCGAAGAGCTACAACATGCCTGGGTGGCGTGTCGGCTTCATGGTAGGGAATAAGACATTGGTTGCCGCGCTTGGCCGCATCAAGAGCTACTTCGACTACGGCACCTTTACGCCCATCCAGGTCGCCTCTATTCAGGCTCTTGAGGGTCCGCAGGATTGCGTTCGCGAGATCGTCGAGAACTACAAGTGCCGCCGCGACGTCCTCGTTCCCGGACTCAACAAACTCGGCTGGCCGGTCGAGCTGCCAAAGGCGACCATGTTCGCCTGGGCAAAGATCCCTGAGCAGTACCGCTCGCTCGGCTCCATCGAGTTCTCTAAAAAGCTGCTGACCGAAGCCAGGGTTGCGGTCAGTCCTGGTGTCGGCTTCGGAGAACATGGAGATGGTTACGTTCGCTTCTCCCTCATCGAAAACGAAGAGCGTACCCGACAGGCTCTGCGCGGAATCAAACAGATGTTTCGCAACGGGTGA
- a CDS encoding protein-disulfide reductase DsbD N-terminal domain-containing protein, giving the protein MRQILAAAVLLLSGVLYAQQGSLPMPAPRPKQYVTFQADPQELKTGKREVVELRFRVADGYHVNSHTPKSELLIPTALKLEDAAGVKVSSAEYPAGKLYSFSFNPSEKLDVYTSDFIVKLPVVAQAGAHMVTGTLHYQACDNAACYPPRNLPVRIAVTAK; this is encoded by the coding sequence GTGAGGCAAATCCTTGCGGCAGCTGTGCTGCTGCTCTCCGGTGTCCTCTACGCTCAACAGGGAAGCCTGCCCATGCCGGCCCCCAGGCCGAAACAGTATGTAACTTTTCAGGCTGATCCGCAGGAGCTGAAGACCGGAAAGAGGGAAGTGGTCGAGCTGCGCTTCCGCGTGGCCGATGGTTATCACGTCAACTCCCACACCCCGAAGTCCGAGCTGCTGATTCCTACGGCCCTGAAGCTTGAAGACGCGGCTGGGGTGAAGGTCTCCTCCGCCGAATATCCGGCTGGCAAGCTATACAGCTTCAGCTTCAATCCGTCGGAGAAGCTGGATGTCTACACCAGCGATTTCATCGTGAAGCTCCCGGTCGTAGCCCAGGCCGGAGCGCACATGGTCACTGGCACCCTTCACTACCAGGCGTGCGACAACGCGGCGTGCTACCCACCCAGAAATCTGCCGGTCCGGATAGCCGTAACTGCGAAGTAG
- a CDS encoding TlpA disulfide reductase family protein produces MRRALILGVMVVGIALLLWAGWHNLRERKLAMQKARENQVVLIPDKAGAAEGEDDLAPKMRGKKAPNFTLTNLDGKKVSLADYKGRPVLINFWATWCGPCKVEMPWFEQLRNQYASQGFEILGLADDADAGKDAISKVAQKSGVTYPILLTDADGKVQQSYGGLDVLPMSFYVDRNGVIVEQTAGLGSKDMIEANIKKTIASGTETGVGGL; encoded by the coding sequence ATGCGTCGAGCTTTAATTCTGGGTGTCATGGTCGTGGGAATCGCCCTGCTGCTGTGGGCGGGTTGGCATAACCTGCGTGAGCGCAAACTGGCGATGCAGAAGGCGAGGGAGAATCAGGTTGTTCTCATCCCCGACAAGGCAGGCGCAGCCGAAGGCGAGGATGACCTCGCGCCCAAGATGCGCGGGAAAAAGGCTCCGAACTTTACCCTTACGAACCTCGACGGCAAGAAGGTTTCGCTCGCCGATTACAAAGGACGCCCTGTGCTGATCAACTTCTGGGCCACCTGGTGCGGTCCCTGCAAGGTCGAGATGCCGTGGTTCGAGCAGCTTCGCAACCAGTACGCCTCCCAGGGCTTTGAGATTCTCGGACTTGCCGACGATGCAGATGCAGGCAAGGATGCCATCTCCAAGGTAGCGCAGAAGTCTGGTGTAACCTACCCTATCCTCCTGACCGATGCCGATGGTAAGGTGCAGCAGTCCTACGGCGGACTCGATGTGCTGCCGATGTCCTTCTACGTCGATCGCAACGGCGTCATCGTCGAGCAAACCGCAGGTCTTGGTTCGAAGGACATGATCGAAGCAAATATCAAGAAGACGATTGCATCCGGCACGGAAACCGGGGTGGGTGGACTGTGA
- a CDS encoding SIS domain-containing protein: protein MSDTPLTSQNHTLPSEYVRIEARALLELAMRLDGPMQAAFAQAVDQVLAAITGRNRVILTGIGKSGIIARKIVATLCSTGTPAHYLHPAEAVHGDLGMLAHGDTVLLLSASGETEELLRLLPLLKRMTGKLIAFCGNPSSTLAQASDVILDASVSCEACPNNLAPTASTTVMLALGDALALEVSRRRGWKAEDFAELHPGGRLGKRLAKVGELMHAGDALPRVLSLTPMSEVIYEMSRKKLGMTTVVGKDGVLLGMISDGDLRRLLERDGGKALDHNAGEIMNPDPITIEPGAFASSALALMEEKKITSLIVTTSNGRAEGVLHLHDLWTLELI, encoded by the coding sequence ATGTCAGACACTCCGCTTACCTCCCAGAATCACACCTTACCTTCGGAGTATGTCCGCATCGAGGCAAGAGCTCTGCTTGAGCTGGCGATGCGCCTGGACGGCCCTATGCAGGCGGCCTTTGCTCAGGCCGTAGACCAGGTCCTCGCAGCCATTACCGGCCGCAATCGAGTGATCCTGACCGGGATCGGCAAGAGCGGCATCATCGCACGCAAGATTGTGGCGACACTGTGCTCCACAGGTACACCGGCGCATTACCTGCACCCCGCCGAGGCCGTACACGGAGATCTTGGGATGCTGGCACATGGAGATACCGTCCTGCTGCTCTCCGCCAGCGGGGAGACGGAGGAACTGCTGCGCCTGCTCCCCCTGTTGAAGCGGATGACGGGTAAACTGATCGCTTTCTGCGGCAATCCGTCTTCGACGCTGGCGCAGGCAAGCGATGTGATTCTGGACGCCAGCGTATCGTGTGAGGCCTGCCCGAACAATCTGGCCCCGACCGCCTCAACGACGGTAATGCTCGCGCTAGGGGATGCGCTCGCACTCGAGGTGAGCCGCAGGCGCGGCTGGAAAGCCGAAGACTTTGCCGAACTGCACCCCGGAGGACGCCTCGGCAAACGGCTGGCAAAGGTGGGTGAGTTGATGCATGCGGGCGATGCCCTCCCGAGGGTTTTGTCCCTCACTCCCATGTCCGAAGTGATCTACGAAATGTCTCGCAAGAAGCTGGGAATGACCACGGTGGTCGGCAAAGACGGGGTGCTGCTTGGCATGATCTCGGACGGCGATCTGAGAAGGCTTCTGGAGCGCGATGGAGGCAAGGCGCTGGATCACAACGCGGGCGAGATCATGAACCCAGATCCGATAACAATCGAGCCGGGCGCATTTGCCTCTTCGGCCCTGGCCCTGATGGAAGAGAAGAAGATAACCTCGCTGATCGTGACTACTTCGAATGGACGTGCAGAGGGCGTCCTGCACCTGCACGATCTCTGGACGCTTGAGCTGATATGA
- a CDS encoding proline--tRNA ligase has protein sequence MHRWSQLFIPTLREAPADAEVASHKLLLRAGYVRQLGAGIYSYLFLGNRSINKIIGIVREEMDRIGQEFLLPALNPREIWEESGRWEVMGDNMFRLKDRKGADLCLGMTHEEVMTSIARNELRSYKQLPQIWYQIQTKFRDEPRPKSGLLRVRQFIMKDAYSFDIDEAGLDESYNKHDKAYRTIFSRCGLEFVAVEADSGAMGGSASQEFMVYTEAGEDLIASSVSGYAANMEKASSRLEAVEDLAPTGDGQPELVHTPGQRTIEEVGGFLKVKPQYQMKTMAYMATLPEVDHAKLGRQRAVVAFLRGDHTLNETKLSALAGGELRPMTPEEIVEVFKAPAGYLGPIGVEAAPHPKKPGTLVILDKSLEGRKNLIAGANKEEYHLRNVTPERDFKPTVVADIRNVNEGEPDPVDGSPLRIGKAVEIGHIFKLGYKYTKSMGATVLNRDGKEVTPIMGSYGIGIERILTAAIESSATANDGVAFALHPAIAPFQIVVTITNTADANLVAAGEKVAADLTKAGLDVLLDDRDERAGVKFKDADLIGIPFRINIGRGVAEGKVELVDRLNRHTQEIALEQVVQAVTDQVTSNLQTPLPASAV, from the coding sequence ATGCACCGCTGGTCACAACTCTTTATTCCCACACTTCGCGAAGCCCCGGCAGACGCAGAGGTCGCCAGCCACAAGCTGCTGCTCCGCGCCGGTTATGTACGACAGCTTGGAGCCGGCATTTACAGCTATCTGTTCCTGGGGAATCGGTCGATCAACAAGATCATAGGCATCGTCCGTGAGGAGATGGACAGGATCGGCCAGGAGTTTCTGCTGCCCGCGCTGAATCCTCGCGAGATATGGGAGGAGTCTGGCCGCTGGGAGGTAATGGGCGACAACATGTTCCGCCTGAAGGACCGCAAGGGAGCCGATCTGTGCCTGGGCATGACGCACGAAGAGGTGATGACCTCGATTGCACGAAACGAACTGCGCAGCTATAAACAGCTTCCGCAGATCTGGTATCAGATTCAGACCAAGTTCCGCGATGAGCCGCGTCCGAAGTCGGGGCTGCTGCGTGTGCGCCAGTTCATCATGAAAGATGCGTACTCCTTCGACATCGACGAAGCGGGACTGGACGAAAGTTACAACAAACACGACAAGGCCTACCGCACGATCTTCAGCCGCTGTGGTCTGGAGTTTGTGGCCGTCGAGGCAGATTCGGGAGCCATGGGAGGTTCGGCATCGCAGGAATTTATGGTCTACACCGAGGCTGGTGAGGACCTGATTGCGAGCTCCGTCTCAGGATATGCCGCCAACATGGAGAAGGCTTCCAGTCGCCTGGAAGCTGTCGAGGACCTCGCGCCGACCGGAGACGGCCAGCCGGAGCTGGTGCATACACCGGGACAGCGGACCATCGAAGAGGTTGGCGGATTCCTGAAGGTCAAGCCGCAGTACCAGATGAAGACGATGGCCTATATGGCGACTCTGCCGGAAGTCGACCACGCGAAGCTGGGCAGGCAGCGCGCGGTCGTGGCCTTCCTGCGGGGCGATCACACCTTGAATGAAACCAAGCTCTCGGCCCTGGCAGGCGGTGAGCTGCGGCCGATGACGCCGGAGGAGATCGTTGAGGTCTTCAAGGCTCCGGCCGGATATCTGGGTCCAATCGGCGTGGAAGCCGCTCCCCACCCAAAGAAGCCGGGCACATTGGTCATCCTGGATAAGTCGCTGGAAGGACGCAAGAACCTGATCGCCGGCGCCAACAAAGAGGAGTATCACCTTCGAAATGTGACGCCGGAGCGCGACTTTAAGCCGACGGTGGTGGCGGACATTCGCAATGTAAATGAGGGCGAGCCCGATCCGGTGGATGGCTCTCCGCTGCGCATCGGCAAGGCGGTCGAGATCGGTCACATCTTCAAGCTGGGCTACAAGTACACCAAGTCCATGGGAGCCACCGTGCTGAACCGCGACGGCAAAGAGGTGACGCCGATCATGGGAAGCTATGGCATCGGGATCGAGCGCATCCTGACGGCGGCGATTGAGAGTTCTGCCACGGCCAACGATGGAGTCGCGTTTGCTTTACATCCGGCGATTGCACCGTTCCAGATCGTAGTGACCATCACGAACACAGCCGACGCAAACCTGGTGGCCGCAGGCGAGAAGGTCGCTGCAGACCTGACAAAAGCGGGCCTGGATGTTCTGCTGGACGATCGTGATGAGCGTGCAGGCGTGAAGTTCAAGGACGCCGATCTAATCGGTATTCCTTTCCGTATCAACATCGGTCGAGGAGTCGCGGAAGGAAAGGTGGAACTGGTCGATCGGCTGAACCGGCACACGCAAGAGATTGCACTGGAGCAGGTCGTGCAGGCAGTAACGGATCAGGTAACATCCAACCTGCAAACCCCGCTTCCGGCTTCTGCCGTCTAA
- a CDS encoding penicillin-binding protein 1A, which yields MPVKLKYGSNKSNSRQSSIVEKLHLDNRFVRYGLVLVLGCFLVALTVLGYYYFKYENIVNDRLAKGPLFANVSQIYATPREVRDGQKLSTSEIAAELRKAGYNSNPQLGTFQLNGDSIFIKPGPESYHTTDGATISAPNGIVQKITGENGAALSAYELEPQLITALSEDSRRTKRLLVSYQDIPPRMVQAVTAIEDRNFFEHNGINFLRIVKCGVEDLMSGRKRCGGSTLTMQLARGFFLSPEKHLKRKMIEILITFQLESRFSKQQIFEMYANQMNLGYIGSYDINGFGEASRAFFGKNLGQLDTAECAMLAGLLQNPSYRNPYRHPQRAIARRNVVLDSMVETGAITASEATRAKAEPLHLAPPNIEARQAPYFVDLVHEQLVKRISDQDLAHQSLRIYTSLDPDLQRAASEAVEVGMKNVDELVRKRYARRKDSGPITYPQVALVALNPHTGQILALVGGRNYSASQLNHAIAQRPTGSIFKPFVFASAFNTSLNGTNLDDNGPFTAVSKINDDPQDFGDNGKPYIPGNFVKGEYPGMVTAADALAHSLNIATIALAQKVGYGNVAALARSAGIVNARPTPSMAIGTYNATPIDMAGAYTIFANGGVHINPWMLASVRNTNGDIVSDFSSVAKQIIDPRVAFLTQSLMEGVMNFGTGAAVRARGFSAPAAGKTGTEHDAWFAGYTSTLLCVVWVGNDDYTDIKVQGADAAAPIWAEFMKRAIKLPQYSDVKPFAPPDGITIVKVDRDSGLLADPTCSVHTMNAAFLDGTAPTGSCSQMHDNPQNFFQKLFGVGGHNETVSPYTPAPATSPANTAVPLPAHPSAAKPANSASSAEQTAKPEEPKKKRNFFQKLFGGGGDKDKKDKGQEPPR from the coding sequence TTGCCAGTCAAACTCAAATACGGCAGCAATAAATCGAACTCCAGGCAGTCGAGCATCGTCGAGAAACTCCATCTGGACAATCGCTTCGTGCGATACGGCCTGGTGCTTGTGCTCGGCTGTTTTCTGGTGGCTCTCACCGTCCTCGGCTACTACTACTTTAAGTACGAAAATATAGTGAACGACCGCTTAGCCAAGGGACCGCTGTTCGCCAACGTGTCGCAGATCTATGCAACGCCACGCGAGGTGCGCGATGGCCAGAAGCTGTCGACCTCGGAGATTGCAGCAGAACTTCGCAAAGCCGGCTACAACAGCAATCCGCAGCTGGGAACGTTTCAGCTGAACGGCGACAGCATCTTCATCAAGCCGGGCCCCGAGAGCTATCACACCACCGATGGAGCGACGATCAGCGCTCCGAACGGCATCGTGCAGAAGATTACGGGGGAGAATGGAGCGGCGCTGAGCGCTTATGAGCTGGAGCCTCAATTGATCACAGCGCTCTCAGAGGATAGCCGTCGCACAAAGCGGCTGTTGGTCAGTTATCAGGATATTCCGCCGCGCATGGTACAGGCTGTAACGGCAATTGAAGACCGCAACTTCTTTGAACATAACGGAATTAACTTTCTGCGCATCGTTAAATGCGGCGTAGAAGATCTGATGAGCGGCCGGAAACGGTGCGGCGGCTCTACGCTGACCATGCAACTGGCGCGCGGTTTCTTCCTGTCCCCGGAGAAACACCTGAAGCGGAAGATGATCGAGATCCTGATCACCTTTCAGCTGGAGTCGCGCTTTTCAAAGCAGCAGATCTTCGAGATGTACGCCAACCAGATGAATCTGGGATATATCGGCAGCTACGATATCAATGGGTTTGGCGAAGCTTCCCGGGCTTTTTTTGGCAAGAACCTGGGGCAGCTCGATACGGCAGAGTGCGCCATGCTTGCGGGTCTTCTGCAGAATCCCAGTTATCGCAACCCCTACCGCCACCCGCAACGCGCTATCGCGCGACGCAACGTGGTGCTTGATTCGATGGTGGAGACCGGGGCGATCACGGCCTCGGAGGCCACACGGGCCAAGGCCGAGCCCCTGCACCTTGCTCCGCCAAATATCGAGGCAAGGCAGGCACCTTATTTCGTCGATCTGGTGCATGAGCAGTTGGTGAAGCGTATCAGCGATCAGGATCTCGCTCACCAGAGTCTCCGAATTTACACGTCGCTTGATCCGGACCTGCAAAGGGCCGCCTCAGAGGCCGTCGAGGTTGGCATGAAGAATGTCGACGAGCTCGTACGCAAGCGGTACGCCCGCAGAAAAGACTCGGGCCCGATCACCTATCCGCAGGTTGCCCTGGTGGCTCTGAACCCACACACGGGCCAGATTCTGGCTTTGGTGGGTGGCCGCAATTACTCCGCCTCACAGTTGAATCACGCAATCGCCCAGCGGCCTACGGGATCGATCTTCAAGCCGTTCGTCTTTGCCTCGGCATTCAACACTTCGCTCAACGGCACCAACCTTGATGACAATGGCCCATTCACCGCGGTCAGCAAGATCAATGACGACCCACAGGACTTCGGGGACAACGGCAAACCGTATATTCCAGGCAATTTCGTAAAAGGTGAGTATCCGGGCATGGTGACGGCTGCCGATGCCCTGGCGCACTCTCTCAACATCGCAACCATTGCGCTCGCTCAGAAGGTCGGCTACGGCAATGTGGCTGCACTTGCCCGCTCCGCCGGAATCGTCAATGCACGTCCGACTCCGTCGATGGCAATCGGGACCTATAACGCTACGCCGATCGATATGGCGGGAGCGTACACAATCTTCGCCAACGGTGGCGTCCACATTAATCCATGGATGCTGGCCTCGGTACGCAATACCAATGGCGATATCGTGTCGGATTTCTCCTCCGTCGCCAAGCAGATCATCGATCCGCGGGTAGCGTTCCTGACGCAGTCGCTGATGGAAGGCGTAATGAACTTTGGAACCGGCGCGGCAGTGCGCGCTCGCGGATTTAGCGCACCGGCAGCGGGCAAGACCGGAACCGAGCATGATGCGTGGTTCGCCGGGTATACCTCTACCCTGCTCTGCGTTGTCTGGGTAGGCAACGACGACTACACCGATATCAAGGTTCAGGGAGCCGACGCCGCCGCTCCGATCTGGGCGGAGTTCATGAAGCGGGCGATCAAGCTGCCGCAGTACTCCGACGTAAAGCCGTTCGCTCCTCCGGATGGAATTACGATCGTGAAGGTCGATCGCGATTCGGGACTGCTGGCTGATCCGACCTGCAGTGTGCACACTATGAATGCGGCGTTCCTGGATGGCACTGCTCCTACGGGCAGCTGCTCGCAGATGCACGACAATCCGCAGAACTTCTTCCAGAAGCTCTTCGGGGTGGGAGGGCACAACGAAACGGTCTCGCCCTATACACCTGCTCCTGCGACATCGCCCGCAAATACCGCTGTCCCTCTTCCTGCACATCCTTCCGCTGCGAAGCCCGCTAACAGCGCTTCGTCCGCGGAGCAGACCGCAAAACCCGAAGAGCCGAAGAAGAAGAGAAACTTTTTTCAGAAGCTCTTTGGAGGCGGAGGCGATAAGGATAAGAAGGACAAAGGTCAGGAGCCTCCTCGGTAA
- a CDS encoding protein-glutamate O-methyltransferase CheR has translation MACTESDYAYLRELVLKQSANLIDPSRNSLFDAKLIPVVRRAGMSNLHEFVRLLQSERPTHLHRAVAEAMTINETSFFRDVKTFNLLRENILPALVERRRSARRLRIWSAASSTGQEAYSIAMLLAEHFPETAYWDVKILGTDISQRVVEYAMAGRYRRLEVNRGLPARMLLKYMTRHEEEWQISPRLRAMCDFQQVNLCGPLPSLPICDLVLLRNVLLYFSQQDRGHVFRAIHRLTATDGYLFLGNAEQAEESTHHFQAEFSGDTFFYRPVSNGW, from the coding sequence ATGGCCTGTACTGAATCCGATTACGCCTATCTTCGCGAGCTTGTCCTGAAACAGTCTGCCAACCTGATCGATCCCTCGCGGAACTCGCTCTTCGATGCAAAGCTGATCCCAGTGGTTCGAAGGGCCGGCATGTCCAATCTGCACGAGTTCGTAAGGCTGCTTCAATCGGAGCGCCCCACGCATCTGCATCGCGCCGTGGCAGAGGCCATGACCATCAACGAGACGAGCTTCTTTCGTGATGTAAAGACATTCAACCTGCTTCGGGAGAACATTCTGCCAGCGCTGGTGGAACGCCGTCGGAGCGCAAGGAGACTTCGCATCTGGAGTGCCGCAAGCTCGACCGGACAGGAAGCCTACAGTATCGCGATGCTGCTGGCGGAGCATTTTCCCGAGACAGCCTATTGGGATGTGAAGATCCTGGGCACCGACATCTCCCAGCGTGTGGTTGAGTATGCGATGGCCGGAAGATACCGCCGGCTCGAGGTGAATCGAGGGCTGCCGGCCAGGATGCTGCTTAAATACATGACCCGACACGAGGAAGAGTGGCAGATAAGCCCTCGTCTACGCGCCATGTGCGACTTTCAGCAGGTCAACCTCTGCGGCCCTCTGCCATCGCTTCCTATATGCGATCTTGTCCTGCTGCGCAATGTTCTCCTCTATTTTTCGCAGCAGGATCGTGGACACGTCTTTCGCGCAATTCATCGTCTGACCGCAACGGATGGGTATCTGTTTCTGGGTAATGCGGAACAGGCGGAAGAATCCACCCACCACTTCCAGGCTGAGTTCTCTGGCGATACTTTCTTCTATCGTCCCGTTTCAAATGGCTGGTGA
- a CDS encoding chemotaxis response regulator protein-glutamate methylesterase, with product MGIFAAQPLRVLAADDSAVMRGILRTLFERHASHTRAELSSMELVGVARDGVECLQEITRLAPDVLILDLEMPRMNGLDVLDRLRHTKPRLPVIMCSSHTERGARATFDALARGAADYVMKPAGQRDLESALSSLAEQLLPRIVAFGAERRRPSSALAPPVISRSTSVAIPQSRGEGMANAPVEVLVIGVSTGGPNALEQLLPRLSQDLPVPALIVQHMPKLFTSVLAERLNRCCPLKVVEAYQGAPLQPGVVWLAPGDMHMEVTLRPSGSEASSAAQVKLHSHEPLHHCRPAVDYLFLSAARLYGAGALAVVLTGMGSDGLDGARAVYDRGGAILAQDEASSAVWGMPGRVAEAGIAAAVLPLDGLAREINQRVGAGRSGKAGMRSSSSTATRQREVPHGLY from the coding sequence ATGGGGATCTTTGCAGCGCAGCCCCTGCGCGTTCTTGCGGCCGATGACTCTGCCGTGATGCGCGGGATTCTGAGGACGCTGTTTGAGCGTCATGCCAGCCATACGCGGGCGGAGCTGTCGTCTATGGAGCTGGTGGGGGTCGCGCGGGATGGCGTCGAGTGCCTGCAGGAGATCACCCGCCTCGCTCCCGATGTGCTGATTCTCGATCTTGAGATGCCGAGGATGAACGGACTCGACGTTCTCGACCGGCTTCGTCATACTAAACCTCGACTTCCCGTAATCATGTGCAGCTCGCACACCGAGAGAGGTGCAAGGGCTACCTTCGACGCCTTGGCGCGAGGGGCCGCCGACTACGTGATGAAGCCCGCGGGCCAGCGTGACCTTGAGAGCGCACTCAGCTCGCTGGCAGAGCAGCTTCTGCCGCGCATCGTTGCCTTTGGCGCAGAGAGACGCCGTCCCTCCTCTGCTCTTGCGCCTCCAGTCATATCGAGAAGCACTTCTGTTGCGATTCCCCAGAGCAGAGGCGAAGGGATGGCCAATGCCCCGGTTGAAGTGCTGGTGATTGGAGTCTCGACCGGCGGACCGAATGCGCTGGAGCAGCTTCTGCCTCGTCTCTCCCAGGATCTTCCCGTTCCCGCACTGATCGTCCAACACATGCCAAAGCTCTTTACAAGCGTGCTTGCGGAACGCCTGAATCGCTGCTGCCCGTTGAAAGTGGTAGAGGCCTACCAGGGTGCTCCGCTCCAGCCCGGCGTGGTATGGCTTGCACCGGGTGACATGCACATGGAGGTGACCCTCCGGCCCAGTGGCTCCGAAGCATCCTCTGCAGCACAGGTAAAGCTGCACTCGCACGAGCCTCTGCACCACTGTCGTCCAGCAGTGGATTATCTCTTCCTTTCGGCGGCGCGTCTCTATGGCGCGGGTGCTCTAGCGGTGGTGTTGACCGGCATGGGGTCCGATGGTCTGGATGGCGCGCGCGCCGTTTACGATCGCGGCGGCGCGATACTTGCCCAGGATGAAGCCAGCTCGGCTGTCTGGGGTATGCCGGGCCGTGTAGCCGAAGCGGGAATCGCCGCAGCCGTTCTGCCGCTGGATGGGCTGGCCCGTGAGATCAACCAGAGAGTCGGTGCCGGTCGTTCAGGAAAGGCCGGGATGCGCTCCAGTTCATCGACCGCCACCCGGCAACGCGAGGTACCTCATGGCCTGTACTGA
- a CDS encoding response regulator → MRALIVDDSSFIREYLCKLLGRMGIACAEAVDGSDALAVLESQTGFDLMLLDLNMPVMNGLECVKALRKARLHPDMKVMMVTTEADNHFIAKALDNGADEFLMKPFTQESLREKMMLLGFAA, encoded by the coding sequence ATGAGGGCTTTGATCGTCGATGATTCAAGTTTTATTCGCGAGTATCTCTGCAAACTGCTTGGCCGCATGGGCATCGCCTGCGCCGAGGCTGTAGACGGCTCGGACGCTCTTGCCGTGCTGGAATCCCAGACAGGCTTCGACTTGATGCTGTTAGATCTGAACATGCCCGTCATGAATGGACTGGAGTGCGTAAAGGCGCTTCGCAAGGCGAGGCTCCACCCCGACATGAAGGTCATGATGGTGACGACCGAGGCCGACAATCACTTCATCGCAAAGGCTCTGGACAACGGCGCAGACGAATTTCTGATGAAGCCATTCACCCAGGAAAGCCTGCGTGAAAAGATGATGCTGCTTGGCTTCGCCGCCTGA
- a CDS encoding chemotaxis protein CheW yields MKIVAQDSQELSEEAESASLCSMFAGEETFGIDTGKIREVLGKRELERVPMAPAFVAGVVPYRGDVLTTVSFRALLGLPENTETGCVLVLDDDSGGQERFGLMVDGVGGVVTVQQKMLEANPCTLDAKCKWLFDGAYKMENGLLIQLDPQKLRPSRLAETGMFRNGGGGENA; encoded by the coding sequence ATGAAGATCGTCGCACAGGATTCTCAGGAGTTGAGTGAAGAGGCAGAGAGCGCATCTCTTTGTTCGATGTTTGCCGGGGAGGAGACCTTTGGGATCGATACTGGCAAGATTCGCGAGGTGCTGGGCAAGCGAGAGCTGGAACGGGTACCGATGGCGCCTGCTTTTGTCGCCGGCGTTGTGCCGTATCGCGGTGATGTGCTGACGACGGTCAGCTTTCGGGCACTGCTCGGACTCCCCGAAAATACGGAGACCGGCTGCGTGCTGGTGCTCGATGACGATAGTGGAGGCCAGGAGCGTTTTGGACTGATGGTCGACGGCGTAGGCGGGGTCGTCACCGTGCAGCAGAAGATGCTGGAAGCCAATCCCTGCACACTCGATGCGAAGTGCAAGTGGCTCTTCGATGGAGCCTACAAGATGGAAAACGGTCTGCTGATTCAGCTGGATCCACAGAAGCTGCGGCCCTCTCGCCTGGCGGAGACCGGCATGTTTCGCAACGGCGGCGGAGGAGAAAACGCATGA